A window of the Nitrosococcus wardiae genome harbors these coding sequences:
- a CDS encoding glycosyltransferase yields MKILHIFHNYNIDNGVERTSLTLLKALRPLGVHSHAVIPSLGDVTRELEKENFPYHVLPLHCCGSSVWRAQIRFLSNADERINKLEALLRTEKFDVVHLNTGHLLDGAIASARVGVPVIWHIHAPFEVDFQRYKDLIGEEGYAWILGGLGSQVIAVSDDVRESLAGYLRPELIQTVYNGIDVEELIERSNKKGTDIYQELDLPENAKLILGVGRISEQKNFSAFVHVAESVLKQRADVFFAIVGPQQDKQLAAALENQIQTAKLSDRVFLLGARQDVPQLLKQSDAFLSTAAYEGQGLAALEAMALERPVVAMACVGLRECIRNEVDGILVPPGDIEATAFAILQVLKDSSLALRLGAAGRLAVHQRFSNRLYAQKFIEIAQQAILDGPSRVDFGALAAIHGLLHQITLARSRIVELDRPSWRYRYARVLLNKGSILLHKLKEKLI; encoded by the coding sequence ATGAAGATCCTACACATATTCCATAATTATAATATTGATAATGGAGTAGAGAGGACATCTCTCACTTTATTGAAGGCACTGCGTCCATTGGGAGTTCATTCTCATGCCGTGATCCCTTCACTGGGTGATGTTACAAGGGAACTAGAAAAAGAGAATTTTCCTTACCATGTTCTCCCCTTACATTGCTGTGGAAGTTCGGTGTGGCGAGCACAAATACGTTTTTTGAGTAATGCCGACGAACGTATTAATAAATTAGAAGCATTACTTAGAACGGAAAAATTTGATGTTGTTCATTTAAATACTGGACATTTGTTGGATGGTGCTATTGCCTCGGCCCGAGTTGGCGTTCCCGTGATTTGGCATATTCATGCGCCATTTGAAGTTGACTTCCAGCGCTATAAAGACTTGATTGGTGAGGAAGGGTATGCATGGATTCTTGGGGGATTAGGCAGTCAAGTTATTGCCGTTTCCGATGACGTGCGTGAATCACTAGCAGGTTATTTGCGGCCGGAATTAATACAAACCGTTTACAATGGTATTGATGTTGAGGAACTAATTGAGCGTTCTAATAAGAAGGGAACAGATATTTATCAAGAACTCGACTTGCCAGAAAATGCAAAGTTAATATTAGGGGTGGGTCGTATCTCTGAACAGAAAAACTTTTCTGCCTTCGTGCATGTGGCTGAAAGTGTACTCAAGCAACGCGCGGATGTTTTTTTTGCTATTGTTGGGCCTCAGCAAGATAAGCAATTGGCTGCTGCATTAGAGAATCAAATTCAAACAGCAAAACTATCGGATCGGGTCTTTCTTTTGGGTGCAAGGCAGGATGTGCCCCAGCTCTTGAAACAAAGCGATGCTTTTTTGTCTACTGCCGCTTATGAAGGACAAGGGCTTGCTGCCCTTGAGGCGATGGCTCTGGAAAGGCCAGTCGTAGCAATGGCTTGTGTGGGATTGCGCGAATGTATCCGCAATGAAGTAGATGGGATACTGGTACCCCCTGGAGATATAGAAGCTACTGCTTTTGCTATATTACAAGTACTAAAAGATTCGAGTTTGGCTTTAAGGCTAGGGGCAGCTGGGCGTTTAGCTGTTCACCAGCGTTTTTCTAATCGTCTTTATGCACAAAAATTTATTGAAATAGCCCAGCAGGCAATACTAGACGGTCCTTCTCGGGTTGATTTTGGTGCTCTTGCAGCTATTCATGGATTGCTCCATCAAATTACTCTAGCTCGATCACGCATTGTTGAATTAGATCGCCCTAGCTGGAGGTACAGATATGCAAGAGTATTATTAAATAAAGGCTCGATTCTATTACATAAGTTAAAAGAAAAATTAATTTAA
- a CDS encoding glycosyltransferase, giving the protein MSNTVGHLISVIMPCYNGACYLKRAVSSVLEQHYQNVELIVINDGSTDNSLEILAEINDPRLKVISQQSQGVCAARNRGLALASGEYIAFLDVDDTWHPDCLNQLYMALQGEPQAALAYCGWQNVGLPGHRGEPFVPPDYEVHNKAEILLEGCRWPIHATLTKKEEILAAGQFDERFSTSEDYLLWLRIATFSKIVCVPEVLAFYHFHSGPQATKDVAGTALSRWSVKQTFLREHPEVLTQLGKCRIRELADGKLLEEGYACYWRRDLQAAHTIFRMVMKRGYGSLRDWKYMLPAWFPLTWYTSLIGFLEREDGSAP; this is encoded by the coding sequence ATGTCTAATACGGTGGGTCATCTTATTTCTGTAATAATGCCCTGCTACAATGGCGCTTGCTATCTTAAGAGAGCAGTAAGTAGCGTCTTAGAGCAGCATTACCAGAATGTTGAGCTTATTGTGATTAACGATGGCTCTACCGATAATAGTTTAGAAATTCTTGCAGAAATTAATGATCCTCGGCTAAAAGTCATTTCTCAGCAAAGCCAAGGTGTCTGTGCCGCACGCAATCGGGGTCTGGCTCTCGCAAGCGGTGAATATATTGCTTTTCTTGATGTCGATGACACCTGGCATCCCGATTGTTTGAACCAGTTATACATGGCATTGCAAGGCGAGCCTCAAGCAGCGTTAGCTTACTGTGGTTGGCAAAACGTGGGGTTGCCGGGCCACCGTGGAGAACCTTTTGTCCCTCCTGATTATGAAGTACACAATAAGGCGGAAATTTTACTTGAAGGCTGTCGCTGGCCAATTCACGCCACGCTTACTAAGAAAGAAGAGATTCTTGCAGCAGGTCAATTTGACGAACGTTTCTCTACCTCTGAAGATTATCTTCTTTGGTTACGGATTGCCACGTTCAGTAAAATTGTTTGTGTACCTGAAGTGCTGGCCTTTTATCATTTTCATTCCGGGCCCCAGGCGACTAAGGATGTTGCTGGAACTGCTCTCAGCCGGTGGTCGGTGAAACAAACTTTTTTGCGGGAGCACCCTGAAGTTTTGACCCAACTTGGAAAATGCCGTATCCGTGAATTGGCTGATGGTAAATTACTAGAGGAAGGTTATGCTTGCTATTGGCGGAGGGACCTCCAAGCTGCGCATACTATTTTTCGAATGGTCATGAAACGAGGTTACGGCTCGTTACGCGATTGGAAATACATGCTTCCTGCCTGGTTTCCTTTGACCTGGTACACTTCGTTAATCGGCTTTCTAGAACGCGAAGACGGATCTGCGCCATGA
- a CDS encoding glycosyltransferase, which yields MSLLIAAVCTYNRSEYLPNLIKALRSQSCQVPFEILVVDNNSTDDTPQVLVSLAQEEGVNLRFLREMQQGIVFARNRAIEESAESDYLVFIDDDEIPLPGFLRAAVDALEREGADCVGGQVKVKFDPHPRPHWLTDDLLGFLAEINYGSQPFWITNTSTPIWTANIAYRMSLFRSFPSLRFDFRYNREGKTTGGGEDAIMFKALLSRGARIRYRPDMAVEHFVEPWKLKRSYFLKFHYYVGVKFGHYEMQEYQHRILNVPPFMIRHALKHISRTLNMYLTGNSGALRQAMNATHALGAIYGFMRRQR from the coding sequence ATGAGTCTACTTATAGCTGCAGTATGCACTTACAATCGATCAGAGTATTTACCTAACTTGATAAAGGCTCTTAGAAGTCAATCTTGCCAAGTGCCTTTTGAAATTCTGGTTGTAGATAATAATAGTACGGACGATACACCACAAGTGCTGGTTAGCCTAGCCCAGGAGGAAGGAGTAAACTTGCGATTCTTGCGCGAGATGCAGCAGGGTATCGTCTTTGCCAGAAACCGGGCTATTGAAGAATCTGCTGAGAGCGATTACTTAGTATTTATTGATGATGATGAGATACCATTGCCAGGATTCTTGAGAGCCGCAGTTGATGCCCTGGAACGGGAAGGTGCAGATTGTGTGGGAGGGCAAGTTAAAGTAAAATTTGATCCCCATCCAAGACCACATTGGTTGACAGACGATTTGCTTGGTTTTCTTGCTGAAATTAATTATGGCTCTCAACCTTTTTGGATTACCAATACTTCAACTCCCATTTGGACTGCCAATATTGCTTACCGTATGTCGCTATTTCGATCTTTTCCCTCTCTTAGATTTGATTTTCGCTATAATCGAGAAGGCAAAACTACTGGCGGTGGTGAAGATGCCATTATGTTTAAAGCTTTACTATCTAGAGGGGCACGAATCCGCTATCGTCCTGATATGGCAGTTGAGCACTTTGTAGAGCCTTGGAAATTAAAGCGAAGTTATTTTCTAAAATTCCATTATTACGTTGGAGTAAAGTTTGGCCATTATGAAATGCAAGAATACCAGCATAGAATTTTGAATGTGCCGCCTTTTATGATAAGGCATGCCCTAAAGCATATAAGCCGTACATTAAATATGTATCTTACAGGTAACTCCGGTGCATTGCGCCAGGCAATGAACGCTACTCATGCTTTGGGAGCGATCTATGGTTTTATGCGTCGCCAGAGATGA
- a CDS encoding glycosyltransferase family 2 protein — MHFTILICTHNRVALLNKTLASINRAYRPANCHISLLVVANACTDDTHHFLNEYIRVASCNGWLPLDWVAEPTPGKSHALNCAIPLLSGSWIAFVDDDHRVDTHYLVEICNAAHMFPEATLFCGRIMPDWRGREPKWVHDNGPYRIYPLPVPRFDHGENSFHILDDGPVPGGGNLIIRREVFSRIGSFSTELGPYGHNLRGGEDIDFVLRAREKGELLVYVPEIIQYHFVDQERLSLPYLLRKSYQRSCTGMQARNDKSSGVPLYLWRKLFTYFLQCIFSLSWARTRFYLVRLAAVLGEVSGALNRKI, encoded by the coding sequence ATGCATTTTACTATTTTGATTTGTACCCACAACCGGGTAGCACTGCTTAACAAAACATTAGCCTCGATCAATCGGGCATACCGTCCTGCAAATTGTCACATTAGCTTGTTGGTGGTAGCTAATGCTTGTACAGATGATACCCACCATTTTCTTAATGAGTACATTAGAGTAGCATCGTGTAATGGCTGGCTGCCGCTTGATTGGGTTGCCGAACCTACTCCTGGAAAATCTCATGCGTTGAATTGTGCTATTCCTTTGCTATCTGGTAGTTGGATAGCCTTTGTAGACGATGATCACCGAGTGGATACTCATTATTTGGTAGAAATTTGTAATGCGGCTCATATGTTTCCAGAAGCAACACTATTTTGTGGGCGTATTATGCCAGACTGGCGTGGTCGAGAGCCAAAATGGGTACATGATAACGGTCCTTATCGTATTTATCCTTTGCCGGTGCCCCGATTCGATCATGGCGAGAATTCATTTCATATCCTAGATGATGGTCCGGTACCAGGAGGGGGGAATCTAATTATAAGGCGTGAAGTCTTCTCACGTATAGGGAGTTTTTCCACAGAGCTTGGCCCTTATGGGCATAATTTGCGTGGTGGAGAAGACATCGACTTCGTCTTACGTGCACGGGAGAAGGGTGAGCTTCTTGTCTATGTGCCAGAGATTATTCAATATCATTTTGTTGATCAAGAACGGTTGAGTCTTCCCTATTTACTACGCAAGAGTTATCAACGCTCATGTACTGGTATGCAGGCGCGGAATGATAAATCCTCTGGGGTGCCGCTTTATTTATGGCGTAAGCTTTTTACATACTTTCTTCAATGTATTTTTTCGCTCAGTTGGGCACGAACACGCTTTTACTTAGTCCGCCTTGCTGCAGTCTTGGGTGAAGTTAGTGGTGCTCTAAACCGGAAAATATAA
- a CDS encoding sulfatase — protein sequence MEVTEAISTGVIAALLSSAAWTLLLLLKSLNDFSRTGPQLKTEVLNYYARYSLFSLGRLGLWSWLLSFFIASSGVLLYGCASMLFNLRFDLLSACSAAFISLIVIVAGRFLFVLLYSPAVIAASYHYRLSRLYPLWRLLSPYRLRILLNSVLLISTTLIAISIYKVGSLFQYSLLVGSATIIFSMGLIRWSEQRRLESEELRRRNSEAERPNIVMIGCDTLRSDRLGVANYCRSLTPTIDQFAKKGYQFTNCYVPCARTAPSLISWMTGMWPHRYGVRDNFISDEETWIPAEGLPRLLINAGYRTGAISDWTGGDLGKFLLGFERLDLPTDQWNIKYLLRQGPKDIRLFLSLFVHNPLGKIFLPEIYYLAGVPLTRKVGRDAREMLSEFADDDKPFFLNIFIAATHPPFGSEYPYYTLFSDRAYKGESKFVMARLTDPFEIIQRQGEAREEFDLDQIIDLYDGCVKSFDDEVKCILDHLHDCGLKENTIVVIYSDHGMEFFEHETWGQGNSIFSDLSSKVPFIMVDPRKKGGKVIPEVVRSVDLVPTLLDLAEIKNPGSMDGVSLVPFIEGMVNIPTLPAFNETGVWLTDLPCMPKDHLRYPHLMELLEVPDKQSGTLAIKPEFRDLIIIAKDRMVRMGPWKLTYQPLTSGALFKLFNLISDPDCRQNVYDQYPEIAEDLKQRLIAWMLEDPVYRRWQDKANLNVCSQASHSQASQMMSGHV from the coding sequence ATGGAAGTAACCGAAGCAATATCCACAGGCGTTATAGCTGCTTTGCTATCGTCCGCAGCATGGACATTGCTGCTTCTACTCAAGTCATTGAATGATTTCTCCCGTACTGGTCCCCAACTTAAAACAGAAGTTCTTAATTACTATGCTCGATATTCTTTGTTTTCCTTAGGACGCCTTGGTCTATGGTCCTGGTTATTGTCTTTTTTTATAGCAAGTAGTGGAGTGCTACTATATGGCTGTGCTAGCATGCTTTTTAATTTGCGGTTTGATTTATTGTCTGCATGTAGTGCGGCGTTCATTAGCTTAATTGTCATCGTTGCTGGTCGTTTTCTATTTGTATTGTTATATTCCCCTGCGGTGATTGCTGCTTCCTATCACTATCGGTTAAGTAGGTTATACCCGCTATGGCGGCTGTTGAGTCCTTATCGCCTGCGTATTCTCTTAAATTCTGTTCTCCTTATAAGCACTACTTTGATAGCTATATCTATCTACAAAGTGGGGAGTCTATTCCAATATTCCTTGTTAGTTGGATCTGCGACAATTATATTTTCTATGGGGTTGATTAGGTGGTCAGAACAAAGAAGACTAGAGTCCGAGGAATTAAGAAGAAGAAACTCGGAGGCAGAACGTCCCAATATTGTCATGATTGGCTGTGATACCTTACGATCTGATCGACTTGGCGTGGCTAATTATTGCCGATCATTGACTCCCACTATTGATCAATTTGCTAAAAAGGGATATCAATTTACCAATTGCTACGTTCCTTGTGCACGAACGGCGCCTAGTTTAATTTCGTGGATGACAGGCATGTGGCCGCATCGCTATGGTGTTCGCGATAACTTTATAAGCGATGAAGAAACTTGGATTCCAGCAGAAGGTCTCCCTCGGCTTCTGATTAATGCGGGCTATCGCACTGGTGCCATCAGTGATTGGACAGGAGGCGACCTTGGTAAGTTTTTACTTGGTTTTGAGCGTCTCGATCTTCCTACCGACCAATGGAATATTAAATATTTGCTTCGTCAAGGACCAAAAGATATCCGATTGTTCTTATCTTTGTTTGTTCATAACCCCCTAGGCAAAATTTTCTTGCCTGAAATTTACTACCTTGCTGGTGTCCCACTCACAAGGAAAGTTGGCCGCGATGCGAGAGAAATGCTTAGTGAATTTGCGGATGATGACAAACCTTTCTTTCTCAATATCTTTATTGCTGCGACACACCCACCATTTGGATCAGAATATCCCTACTACACGCTATTTTCTGATCGAGCATATAAGGGGGAATCAAAGTTTGTTATGGCACGACTAACTGATCCATTCGAGATTATTCAACGGCAGGGAGAAGCTAGAGAGGAGTTTGATCTCGATCAGATCATTGATTTGTATGATGGTTGTGTCAAAAGCTTTGACGATGAAGTGAAGTGTATTCTCGATCATCTCCATGATTGTGGGTTGAAAGAAAATACAATTGTAGTGATTTATAGCGATCATGGAATGGAATTTTTTGAGCATGAGACTTGGGGACAGGGCAACAGTATATTCAGTGACTTAAGTTCAAAGGTACCATTTATCATGGTTGATCCCCGTAAGAAGGGAGGCAAGGTGATTCCCGAAGTTGTCCGCTCTGTAGATTTGGTGCCCACCTTACTCGATCTAGCAGAGATTAAAAATCCAGGTAGTATGGATGGTGTTTCTCTAGTGCCCTTCATTGAGGGAATGGTTAATATTCCTACACTTCCAGCATTCAACGAAACTGGTGTATGGCTTACCGATCTCCCATGTATGCCAAAAGATCACCTTCGTTATCCTCATCTTATGGAGCTACTAGAGGTACCGGACAAGCAAAGCGGTACATTAGCGATCAAGCCAGAGTTTCGCGACTTAATTATTATAGCCAAGGATCGTATGGTTCGTATGGGGCCATGGAAGCTGACTTATCAACCACTCACAAGTGGTGCTCTTTTTAAACTTTTTAATCTGATATCCGATCCTGACTGTCGCCAGAATGTTTATGATCAATACCCGGAAATTGCAGAGGATCTTAAACAGCGGCTGATAGCATGGATGCTCGAAGATCCGGTCTATAGAAGATGGCAAGATAAAGCTAATTTAAATGTTTGCTCGCAGGCTTCTCACTCGCAGGCTTCCCAAATGATGTCTGGTCATGTTTAA
- a CDS encoding IS1595 family transposase: MKAEAMSFFEWQPRFPSDEACAQFLAERRWPNGFICPQCGHDKAHLITLRSLYPCAGCRHPVSVTAGTIFHSTKVPLRKWFWAIDWISSDKGGISTLRLSKLLAISWPTAHRMLRKWRLAMGHRDSLYWLSEWWELDDALVGGQRAGKRGRGAERKPPIWVACEDRGERAGFLAMEAVSQVTHPHVADFAQRRLRPQHTVFTDALPALGRLQDCHIHCPRVTPPEQASQWLPWVHVAIANLKRFILGTDHGVSKAYWQAYLNEFYYRFNRRFWGPQLPSRLLNLCVDHAPIPLS; this comes from the coding sequence ATGAAGGCTGAGGCCATGAGTTTTTTTGAGTGGCAACCCCGTTTTCCCAGCGATGAAGCGTGCGCACAATTTCTGGCCGAACGACGATGGCCAAACGGGTTTATTTGCCCGCAGTGCGGCCATGATAAGGCGCACTTGATTACCCTCCGCTCTTTGTATCCATGTGCAGGCTGCCGCCACCCGGTGTCGGTGACCGCTGGAACGATTTTTCATTCCACGAAGGTTCCCTTGAGGAAATGGTTTTGGGCGATTGACTGGATAAGTTCGGACAAAGGGGGGATTTCGACCTTGCGTTTGTCTAAGCTGCTGGCGATCTCCTGGCCCACGGCCCACCGGATGCTGCGCAAGTGGCGTCTCGCCATGGGGCATCGTGATAGCCTCTATTGGCTGAGCGAGTGGTGGGAACTCGATGATGCCCTGGTCGGGGGCCAACGTGCGGGAAAGCGCGGCCGGGGCGCCGAAAGAAAACCCCCCATTTGGGTGGCCTGTGAGGACCGGGGTGAGCGCGCGGGCTTTCTGGCGATGGAGGCGGTGAGCCAGGTGACCCACCCCCACGTCGCTGACTTTGCCCAACGTCGATTGAGGCCACAACACACCGTCTTTACCGATGCCTTGCCGGCCCTTGGCCGCTTGCAGGACTGCCACATTCACTGCCCACGGGTTACCCCGCCCGAGCAGGCCAGTCAGTGGCTGCCCTGGGTCCATGTAGCTATCGCCAACCTTAAGCGATTTATCCTGGGGACTGACCATGGCGTTTCCAAAGCTTATTGGCAAGCGTACCTCAATGAGTTTTATTACCGTTTTAACCGCCGATTTTGGGGACCTCAACTTCCTTCCCGGTTACTCAACCTCTGCGTCGATCATGCCCCGATACCATTATCCTAG
- a CDS encoding class I SAM-dependent methyltransferase, which translates to MFSKLFNSRAFKRLSEKSNFIQWLYAARQLRWELNAGQYPIYIDYPINPMPRYGHGNPPHKLLYELLKNNSLKYEETINKFALYREYLCSISMEQPINSFEPFWRNGWIGGIEAAALYCFPCLLDSKLYIEIGSGNSTKFVRKAIQQNNLKTKIVSVDPHPRAEIDSLCDEVLRKPLEDIDITLFNYLNSGDILMIDGSHRCFQNSDVTVFFLEILPILKPGVLVYIDDIYLPYDYPLKWRCRYYSEQYLLGTLLLADSGRYEVILPCKFISNDEYLSSHVDSFWDKIGLPKGIGCGNGFWFAVKTH; encoded by the coding sequence ATGTTTAGTAAATTATTTAATTCGCGAGCGTTTAAAAGGTTATCTGAGAAATCTAATTTCATTCAGTGGCTCTATGCTGCCCGCCAACTGCGTTGGGAGCTTAATGCTGGCCAATATCCTATCTATATAGATTACCCTATAAATCCCATGCCTCGATATGGACATGGTAACCCACCACATAAGTTACTATATGAGCTGTTAAAAAATAATAGCTTAAAATATGAAGAGACAATAAATAAATTTGCTTTATATAGGGAGTATCTATGTAGTATTTCAATGGAACAACCTATAAATTCTTTCGAGCCATTTTGGAGAAATGGATGGATAGGAGGAATAGAGGCAGCTGCTCTCTATTGTTTTCCCTGTTTATTGGATTCAAAATTGTATATAGAGATCGGCTCTGGTAATTCTACTAAATTCGTTAGAAAAGCAATTCAGCAGAATAACCTTAAAACAAAAATTGTTTCTGTTGATCCTCATCCCAGGGCAGAAATCGATAGTCTCTGCGATGAGGTTCTACGTAAGCCTTTAGAAGACATAGATATAACACTATTTAACTATTTAAATAGTGGTGATATTTTAATGATCGATGGTTCTCATCGGTGCTTTCAAAATTCGGATGTCACTGTTTTTTTTCTTGAAATACTTCCAATATTAAAGCCTGGTGTTCTAGTATATATAGATGATATTTATTTACCTTATGACTATCCTTTAAAATGGAGATGTAGATATTACTCTGAGCAATATTTGTTGGGTACCCTTCTTCTAGCGGATAGCGGTAGGTACGAAGTGATTCTGCCTTGTAAGTTTATTAGTAACGATGAGTATTTGAGTAGTCATGTTGATTCGTTTTGGGATAAAATTGGTCTGCCGAAAGGCATAGGTTGTGGTAATGGATTTTGGTTTGCTGTGAAAACTCACTAA
- a CDS encoding sulfotransferase family protein yields MVETPPVKERTIVRVVNASEDNPCRPGFLIGVYRSGTTLLRFILDSHPNIAVPPETNFLTTLSEFWDVEWNRKGLQGVGVDEEILRQRLRRFAGSMLDDYTRAKGKRRWFDKTPSYIDSLNFIDAVFGVDTQYIMLYRHGLDVAASLATVHGANELAGPAIRYTEEYERSPRLAFVRYWRDQCEKMLAFEDAHHEQCFRVYYEQYVTEPEYYLKPLFKFLGEQWESDVLNFSNQPHDFGLQDHKVVETKQFKPSLNNYRSWPQEELAEAREIAGPTLEKLGYTV; encoded by the coding sequence ATGGTCGAGACTCCTCCAGTTAAGGAGAGGACTATTGTTCGCGTTGTTAATGCATCTGAAGACAACCCATGTAGACCAGGATTTTTAATTGGGGTTTACCGATCGGGAACAACCCTTTTGCGCTTTATTCTAGACAGCCATCCTAATATTGCGGTCCCTCCGGAGACAAACTTTTTAACTACCCTTTCAGAATTTTGGGATGTGGAATGGAATAGAAAAGGTTTACAGGGTGTCGGTGTAGACGAAGAAATACTCCGCCAACGTTTGCGCCGTTTCGCTGGAAGCATGCTTGACGACTACACACGTGCGAAAGGGAAGAGACGCTGGTTTGATAAGACGCCTTCCTATATTGACAGCCTTAATTTCATTGATGCGGTATTTGGAGTGGATACTCAGTACATTATGCTCTATCGGCATGGATTGGATGTTGCTGCCTCTTTGGCTACGGTTCATGGAGCCAATGAGTTAGCAGGGCCTGCAATTCGCTACACAGAAGAGTACGAGCGCTCACCGCGGCTTGCTTTTGTGCGCTATTGGAGAGATCAATGCGAGAAGATGCTTGCCTTTGAAGATGCCCATCATGAGCAATGCTTCCGCGTGTATTACGAACAGTATGTGACGGAACCGGAATATTACCTTAAGCCTTTATTCAAATTTTTGGGGGAGCAATGGGAATCAGATGTTCTGAACTTCTCGAATCAGCCACATGATTTCGGTTTGCAGGACCACAAAGTGGTAGAAACTAAACAATTCAAACCAAGCTTGAACAATTACCGATCATGGCCTCAAGAGGAATTAGCAGAGGCTCGAGAAATTGCAGGTCCGACATTAGAAAAGCTGGGCTATACTGTCTGA
- a CDS encoding glycosyltransferase, whose amino-acid sequence MLRAQPLARPIRILQLVQGLEIGGLEQMVITLVERLDPVRFKPAVCCFDVLGALVVQLTAKDIPVDFLPRKPGLDLSYPLRLARFLRRKKIDILHLHNPTALFYGTLAGRIARTPAIIYTEHGRDFSSSWKVKLANRWLSALVNEVVAVAERGKTYLTSEEGFDSSRIKLIYNGIDADKFNSWVCHDKRREMLATLGLKPDDPIVGVVARLDPIKNHASLLKAMVTVSQRVPGAMLLVIGDGPLRLELEQQAQELRLGETVKFLGARSDVPELLSILDVFVLPSYNEGLSLTLIEACAVGKPIVATDVGGNSEVVEHGINGLLVPSDNPHALAKAITHILADKEATRRMGQIARERFEKYFTADAMVASYELLYDGCFSRGK is encoded by the coding sequence ATGTTAAGGGCCCAGCCATTAGCAAGGCCTATCCGGATCTTGCAGCTTGTCCAGGGTTTAGAGATCGGCGGGTTGGAGCAGATGGTGATAACCCTCGTAGAACGGCTGGACCCGGTGCGATTTAAACCTGCTGTATGTTGTTTTGATGTGCTTGGAGCACTCGTTGTACAACTTACCGCCAAAGATATCCCAGTAGATTTTCTCCCTCGTAAACCAGGCCTCGATCTTTCTTATCCCCTCCGTCTTGCTCGCTTCTTGCGAAGAAAAAAAATTGACATTTTACATCTTCATAATCCTACGGCACTTTTTTACGGTACACTAGCGGGACGAATTGCACGGACGCCGGCTATTATTTACACGGAACATGGTCGCGATTTTTCCTCTAGCTGGAAAGTCAAACTGGCCAACCGATGGCTATCAGCGCTAGTCAATGAGGTCGTCGCCGTCGCAGAAAGAGGTAAAACATACCTTACTTCGGAAGAGGGGTTTGACAGTAGCCGCATCAAGCTTATCTATAATGGGATAGACGCAGATAAGTTTAATAGCTGGGTATGTCATGACAAACGGAGGGAGATGTTAGCTACTCTCGGCTTGAAACCGGATGACCCTATTGTGGGAGTTGTTGCCCGGCTAGATCCTATCAAAAACCACGCCAGCTTACTAAAGGCAATGGTGACTGTCTCTCAGCGGGTACCAGGGGCCATGTTACTAGTAATAGGTGATGGTCCACTTCGGCTTGAACTTGAGCAGCAAGCGCAAGAACTTAGATTAGGAGAAACGGTAAAATTTTTGGGAGCCCGTTCTGATGTGCCTGAGTTGCTCAGCATTCTAGATGTTTTTGTTTTACCGTCATACAATGAAGGTTTATCGCTTACCCTTATCGAGGCGTGTGCCGTTGGTAAGCCAATTGTTGCTACAGATGTAGGAGGCAACAGTGAAGTAGTAGAGCATGGGATTAACGGTTTACTCGTACCTTCCGATAACCCTCATGCCCTCGCGAAAGCTATTACTCATATTCTTGCTGATAAAGAGGCGACCCGCCGAATGGGGCAAATAGCCCGCGAACGATTTGAAAAGTACTTTACTGCCGATGCAATGGTAGCCAGTTATGAACTGCTATATGATGGCTGTTTTAGTCGTGGTAAATAG
- a CDS encoding IS1595 family transposase: MSSDKGGISALRLSKLLAISWPTAHRMLRKWRLAMGHRDSLYRLGEWWELDDALVGGQRAGKRGRGAEGKPPIWVACEDRGERAGFLAMEAVSQVTHPHVADFAQRRLRPQHTVFTDALPALGRLQDCHIHCPRVTPPEQASHKKKLTSRRKAA; this comes from the coding sequence ATAAGTTCGGACAAAGGGGGGATTTCGGCCTTGCGTTTGTCCAAGCTGCTGGCGATCTCCTGGCCCACGGCCCACCGGATGTTGCGCAAGTGGCGTCTCGCCATGGGGCATCGTGATAGCCTTTATCGGTTGGGCGAGTGGTGGGAACTCGATGATGCCCTGGTCGGGGGCCAACGTGCGGGAAAGCGCGGTCGGGGCGCCGAAGGAAAACCCCCCATTTGGGTGGCCTGTGAGGACCGGGGCGAGCGCGCGGGCTTTCTGGCGATGGAGGCGGTGAGCCAGGTGACCCACCCCCACGTCGCTGACTTTGCCCAACGTCGATTGAGGCCACAACACACCGTCTTTACCGATGCCTTGCCGGCCCTTGGCCGCTTGCAGGACTGCCACATTCACTGCCCACGGGTTACCCCGCCCGAGCAGGCCAGTCATAAGAAAAAGCTTACTTCACGCCGAAAAGCCGCTTAG